The following are from one region of the Methylophilus sp. DW102 genome:
- a CDS encoding PEP-CTERM sorting domain-containing protein — MHRLTIVTALTGCLFASANMAHAMSSTAIFWGPTPYLSSSDIPAGFYLGGNPVLLDNLEDGSLDASISASNGSVYGPTGIADSVDADDGNIDGFGTAGRSWFSGNVTFTYTGSGPLPTAFGVVWTDGSGTITFSATDALGQSLGSQSYTGIPDGTFGGTTGDDRFFGVQFAGGIKSITIGTGGGIEVDHIQYGQMVSSVPEPTSALMLSLGLLGVAGYRRTRKSTTE, encoded by the coding sequence ATGCACAGATTAACAATAGTGACCGCACTCACTGGCTGTTTATTTGCCAGTGCCAATATGGCACATGCCATGAGTAGTACCGCGATCTTCTGGGGACCCACGCCCTACCTATCCTCGAGTGACATCCCAGCTGGCTTTTACCTGGGGGGCAATCCTGTCCTACTAGATAATCTGGAAGATGGATCGCTGGATGCGTCTATCAGTGCCAGTAACGGTTCAGTGTATGGACCCACCGGCATTGCCGACTCGGTGGATGCCGATGATGGCAACATTGATGGTTTTGGCACCGCAGGACGTAGCTGGTTTTCAGGCAATGTGACCTTCACTTACACGGGTAGCGGCCCTCTGCCAACAGCCTTTGGTGTGGTCTGGACGGATGGCTCTGGCACCATTACGTTCAGCGCAACAGATGCACTGGGGCAGTCACTGGGTTCACAGTCCTATACGGGCATTCCTGATGGCACGTTTGGCGGCACCACGGGCGATGACCGCTTCTTTGGTGTGCAGTTTGCCGGCGGCATAAAATCAATCACCATAGGCACCGGGGGCGGCATTGAAGTGGATCATATCCAGTATGGGCAAATGGTGAGCAGTGTGCCAGAGCCCACCTCGGCGCTCATGCTCAGTCTGGGCTTGCTGGGCGTGGCTGGATACAGGCGCACGCGCAAATCGACTACAGAATAA